One Paenibacillus sp. SYP-B4298 genomic window, CAGCCTTTCTCATCCTGTAGTCATTCACATAGGTGAATGCCGCTATAAGGTAGTATGAGAAAGACGATATCCTTCTATGCATAACATTTCCCGTTCTGGCTGAAAGGCGCAGCGAATCGTCCCCGCTGGATGGAGCATCATCATCTTGACCCTATGCAAAAAGAGCCTCCAGCCGGGCGAATCGTACACGCCGCGGCTTCAAGGCTCTCTTCATCAGGACGATATTTTGCCTGCCTGGTATTGCTCCCATGTTGTTAACACTTCTCTAGGCTTGCTTCCTTCATACGGGCCAACAATATTTCTGGCCTCCATCTGATCGACAAGTCGAGCCGCTCGCGTATAGCCGACTCGCATCCGTCGTTGCAGCAGCGATACTGACGCTTGCTTGGCCTCCAATACGATCTGGACAGCCTGCTCATACAACTCGTCCAAATCATTATCCACAGTCTCTGCCGCTTCCTCGATGTCGGGAACGAGATCTTCCTTGTATTGTGCTTCCGCTTGATCCCGCACATAATTCACGACCATCTCGACCTCCTGGTCAGATAGAAATGCCCCTTGCACACGAATCGGCTTGGACATACCGACAGGAAGGAACAGCATATCGCCGCGGCCGAGCAGCTTCTCCGCGCCGACCATATCCAGAATCGTGCGAGAATCGACCTGGGAGGATACGCCGAAGGCAATCCGTGATGGAATGTTCGCCTTAATGACGCCCGTAATGACATCTACAGACGGACGCTGTGTAGCAATAATAAGGTGAATGCCTGCAGCACGCGCCATCTGCGCCAGGCGCGTAATCGCATCTTCTACATCGCCCGCAGCCACCATCATCAGATCGGCCAGCTCATCGACGATGACGACAATATAAGGCAGCACTGCAGCCGGATTATCCTTCATCAGCATGTTATAGCCCTCAATATTGCGGGTTGCCGATTTGGAGAACAGCTCATAGCGCTTCTCCATCTCCACGACAATCTTCTTGAGCGCCAGCGATGCGCGCCGTGGATCGGTCACCACAGGCGCGAGCAGGTGGGGTATCCCGTTGTACACATTCAACTCCACCATCTTAGGGTCAATCATTAGAAACTTGACCTCATCCGGCTTGGCCTTGTACAGAATGCTGGTGATGATCCCGTTAATACAGACCGATTTCCCTGAGCCGGTTGCTCCGGCCACGAGCAGATGGGGCATGCGCGCCAGGTTGCCTATGATCGGTTGCCCGGAGATGTCGCGGCCAAAAGCGATAGACAGATTGGAGGGCGCATTCTGGAAAGCCGAGGTTTCCATCACCTCGCGCATCGTGACGACAGATACCTCCGTATTGGGCACCTCGATGCCAATCGCAGACTTGCCGGGAATCGGAGCTTCCATCCGAATATCCTTGGCCGCCAACGCCAGCGCAATGTCATCGGTAAGTCCCACAATCCGGCTCACCTTGACACCCGTTCCCGGCTGCACCTCATACCGGGTAACGGCTGGGCCGCGCACAACATCCAGCACCTTGGCATCCACATTGAAGCTCTTGAGCGTCTCCGTCAGCACATGACGCAGGTTAGCATCTGATAACCCCTCAAGCCCGCCTCCCTTGGGCTTGGCCAGCAGCTTCAGACTCGGCAGAACGTAGGGACGCGGCTGTGTAGTCGGTTGGGCGGCAGCACCGCCAGTAGTGTCGATCTGATCTCCTGACACTGCTTCATCAACCAGCGCTCCTGGGCTGTGCTCGGCATCCATTCCCGCCGCAGCTTCGTCCAGGTCTTCCATACTCCCGCTGTCCTCCCCTGGCATTGCTGGAAGGATGTCCTCCACCGGATGAATGAGCGATTCCGGCCATGAAGCAACGACATGCTCCTGACCCTCGTCTGGCAGCTCAGGCTCCGGCGGCCAAGTTGTAGCTGCACTACCTGTCTCCGCCTGTCCGGCAGGCTGCTGTGGAGGCCACTCCTCCACTTGCTCGAGTGGAGAGAGCTTCTCGTCCTCCCCCTCGTCATTCTGTTCGCCTGACTCGTTCTTCTTGCGCCAGGAGAACAGGTTGATACGCTTCTTCTCTGCGGGCGGCTTGGCCTCCGGCTCTGTAGTGCCCATATATTCAAAGTAGTCCTCGTAATCTTCATCCTCATCGTCAGCGCTTGCCTGCTGCTGGACAGGAACCTGCGCCGGCTTTGCAGCAGCCTTGGCTCGCAGCCGCTCGCGCTGAGCCTGCTGCTTCGCCCGTGCCTGCTGGGCAGACTTCCATTTCTGCTTCAGCAGCTTGACCAGACGGCTGCCGCGCTTGACGAGGATTCGAATCAGTTCCACATAGGATTTATTCGTTATCAACATGACCGAGATGGCGAACATCACAATCAGGATGAACTGGGCAATCAGCAAGCCAAACAGGGCATTCAGCAGCGACAACTGCACCGCCCCTACATATCCGCCGCTAATGGCTCTGGCAATCATCGGTGTAGGATCCGCTCCGGTTACATTCAGCTCCTGCCTGATCCCTTCCCCAAGCACGCTCAGCACCGAGACGTTGCTGCCTTCAGGCAGCCCGGCAAGCTTAAGCTTGATCTCCGAAATCGAACTCATCAAGGTTAGAGCCAGGACGAGCAGAACCATGCCTGTCTTGCGCGTGGACCAGCCTGAGGGCCAGGCTCGCTTGATCATCACAGCCAGACCAATATATATACCAACGAGCGGCAATACAAAATAAAATTTGCCGAGTATAAGGCCGAACAGCTTGGAGAGAGCCCGTCCGACCGTCGCTTCACCCGAGAGGGCGATGACAGATAGAGTGATGATCAGAATGCCGTACACTTCATATTTTAAGGTTGTGCCCATTGATTTTTTTTTGCTTTTACGTTTCGCCACTAAAGTCACCTCTTGGTACAACATTATACCATAGGTGGTCAGATGTTCCTATTATTTTGGCGAATAGATATTCGCATAATTGATGATCTGTCCCGGGCTAAGCTCTGGCCGCAAATAATCATCTAACGCAGCATGCAGCAGCCGGACGATCTTGCCTCTGCCATGGCCTACCGGCTCAATCTCCATCCGTATGCCTGCCGTCTCGATCTCAATCAGCGGCTGCGACTGCTGCTCCTCATTGAAGCCGGCCCACACTAGCTCGGGGGGCATGTTCGTATATAAGGTCACTGGATCGTCCCTCCCGCGATGCCTGACTTTCTTCGCTCGATCGCCAGATTCAGCTCCCGAATCGCATCCCCAATTCCGCCGATCTCGTCGATCAGTCCGTAGCGGACAGCATCTGCACCGATAACTGTCGTACCAATATCCCGTGCCAGCTCACCCGTCTTGAACATGAGCTCCTTGAATTTGGCCTCGGTCACGTTAGAGTGGGTCGTCACAAAGCGAACTACCCTCTCCTGCATTTTGTCCAAATATTCAAAGGTTTGCGGCACACCAATAACGAGGCCGTTCAAACGAATAGGATGAATCGTCATCGTAGCGGTCTCCGCAATAAACGATTTTCCGCCTGCTACTGCGATCGGCACCCCGATCGAATGACCCCCGCCAAGCACCAGTGTAACCGAAGGCTTGGACAGGGAGGAGATCATCTCCGCAATGGCCAGCCCCGCCTCCACGTCTCCGCCGACCGTATTGAGCACGATCAGTATACCTTCAATTTTAGCATTCTGCTCCGCCGCCACAAGCTGCGGAATAAGATGCTCATACTTGGTCGTCTTATTCTGCGGGGGCAACACGAGATGCCCTTCGATCTGCCCGATGATGGTCATACAGAAAATATTCGATTCCGGCGCGACCTGCGGCATCTGCCCAAGCTGCTGAATCGACTCCACGAGCGCACTTTTCTTCTTGTCCTCCTGAACCTGCGGCTCCTCCAGCTTTAACTCATCCTTATACGACATGACCATACCCTCCCTAGACTTTGACTTGTCATAGTATGGGTTGTGCGGCTGCTTTTATACGAACGACACACACGAAAAAGCCCTCGCCGCTGCTAGGAGCGTCGAGGGCGTGTTGTGTAGACTAAACTTCCATAATAATCGGCAAAATCATCGGACGGCGGCGAGTCTGTTCATACAAGAACCGACCGAGCGCATCCTTGACGTTCGTTTTAAGCGAAGCCCATTCATTCACCTTGTCATTCATCAGCTTATGCAGTGTTGACGTGACGATGCGATTCGCTTCCTCAAGCAGTCCTTCGGACTCGCGCACATAGACGAACCCGCGAGAAATAATGTCTGGACCAGACAAAATGGTACCGTCCTGCTTGCTCAGCGTCACCACTACGACTAGAATGCCGTCTTGAGACAACAGCTTGCGATCACGCAATACGATGTTCCCGACGTCGCCAACACCCAGACCGTCAATCAGCACATTGCCAGCAGGCACCTTACTGCCTTTGCGGGCGCTGCCTCCCTGGAATTCTACGGTATCTCCGTTATCCAGCAGGAATATATTTTCCTTCTCGACACCTACGGACTCGCCAAGCAGCGCGTGATGGCGCAGCATGCGGTATTCACCGTGAATCGGAATGAAATATTTCGGCTTCATCAGATTGAGCATCAGCTTCAATTCTTCCTGGCTGCCGTGACCGGAAACGTGAACTCCCGAGACCGAGCCCGGACCGTAGATCACGTTGGCGCCAAGACGGAACAATTCGTCTACTGTGCGGCCTACATATTTCTCGTTGCCCGGGATTGGCGTCGCGGCAATGATCACCGTATCTCCCGGTAAAATATCAACCTTGCGGTGAGTGGATCGAGCCATGCGCGTCAGCGCCGACATAGGCTCACCTTGGCTTCCGGTTGATAATACTACTACACGATCTGCTGCCATTTTGTTCACTTCATCCGGCTCGATAATCATGCCTTCTGGAATTTCCAGATAGCCAAGCTCTGAAGCAATGTTGACGACGTTGACCATGCTGCGCCCGATGACAGCAATCTTGCGCTTGGTTGCCATCGCAGCGTTAATGACTTGTTGAATACGGTGCACATTCGAAGCGAATGTAGCCACAACTACACGCTGCTGTGCCTTGCGGAATATATCCTCAAAGTTCGAGCCAATCATGCTCTCCGATGGCGTGAAGCCAGGACGCTCTGCATTCGTGCTGTCTGAGAGCAGCACGAGTACGCCTTCCTGACCAATCTCAGCCATGCGCTGCAAGTCGGCATACTGATTGTTCACTGGCGTATGATCGAATTTGAAGTCTCCTGTATGAACCACTCGACCCTCAGGCGTGTCCAGACATACCCCAACCGAATCCGGGATGCTATGGTTTGTCTTGAAGAAGGACGCTTTAATCGTGCCAAGCTGAACTTCGGAGTCCGCATGAATTAAAATGCGCTTCGTCTCACCAAGCAGCCCCGCTTCCTTCAGCTTGCCCTCAATCAAGCCCAATGTCAGCTTGGTACCATATACAGGGACATTCAGATGCTTCAGAACATATGGCAAGCCGCCGATATGGTCTTCATGTCCATGAGTAATCAGAATACCTCGTACCTTGTCCCTGTTTTCAGTCAAGTAGCTAATATCAGGTATTACAATATCGATCCCGAGCATGTCCTCCTCAGGAAATTTCAGGCCCGCATCAACGACGACAATATCATTTCCATGTTGGACGACATACATATTCTTACCGATCTCACCGACGCCGCCCAATGCAAAGATAATTAATTTATCTTGGTTGTTCTTCTTTGACAAGTGTATCTATCCTCCTAAAGTTGTTCAACGTCGATCCATAACGTTATTTAATTTTCAATGAATTTATTTGCCGCACTCAGTCACTTGAGAACATTATACATGATAAATTTAACAAAACACAAGTCAAGACCGCAGGAGATCTGGCTGACTTTTGAGCATGATCAATGCTCTAGCCTCTGCTTCAGTCCTCGAAAAGGTTGAATTCAAGCCTTTTTGTAGGCATCACCACGGTGCAAAAATATGAATGCTCACTCTAAGCTGCCAATTTTTCCATCTTGAATTTCCGACCCATTTCACTGCTTGTGCATAAGAACAGAACGGGGCACACGGTTTAGCCGAGCGAGCCGCTTAGGGCAACGCACTCGCTGGGATCACCTTGAAGCAACAGCAAACGGCTGCCTATTCCGCAACAGCGGAACAAGCAGCCGTTCACTTGATATACATGAAGTCTACAGCAAACTCTTAATCGCTTCGCCTTCCTCTTCCGTTACCCACACTAACGGCAATCTGACGCCGCCCACAGGCACGCCACGCGCTTCAAGGGCGTATTTGACCCCGACCGGATTCGGAGCGGGATGGAACAGCCCTTTGAAGATCGGATGCAGACGCTGGTGAAGCTTAGCCGCTCCCTTGACGTCGCCTCCCACAAATGACTCAACCATCTGCTTCATTTCCTTGCCGACAATATGGCTCGCCACGCTGATAATGCCATAACCGCCAATGGCCAGCACAGGCAGTGCCGCGCTGTCATCGCCGCTGTATACAAGGAAGCCCTCCGGCGCTCCATTAATAACCTGTGTAATCTCATCCAATGAGGTACAGTCCTTGGTCCCGATAATATTATCCACTTCAGCCAGCCGCAAGGTCGTCTCTGGACTGATGGAGACACCTGTCCGGGACGGCACATTATACAAGATTGCCGGGACATCCACCGCCTCAGCAATCGCTTTGAAGTGCTGATACAGACCCTCCTGATTCGGACGGTTATAATAAGGAGCCACCAGGAGCACAGCGTCAACACCCGTCTTCTGCGCCGCCTGGGTCAAATGAATGGAATGGGCCGTATTGTTGCTGCCCGTGCCTGCAATGATCTTGCAGCGTCCCCCCGCGTGCTGCACGCCAAACCGGAACAGCTCCAGCTTCTCCTCATCGGACAGTGTAGGCGACTCGCCTGTTGTTCCCGAGAGGACTATGCTGTCGCTCTTCTGCTCATCTATCAGATAATCTATTAATTGTCCTGTTGTTTCCCAATCAATTTGACCATTTGCATCGAACGGGGTTACCATTGCGGTCACTAATCTTCCAAAATCCATCTGATTGTCCTCCGATTATAATAATTAAAACGGTCTATGACCCATAGGGTCGAGCTGCTTAGATGCTAGAGATGAAGCTCGAATTTTGCATGCAACGCGCGCAGCGCCGGAACCATATCATGCTGGCGGACAAGCACCCAGATCGTGCTGTTGGAATCCGCCGACTGCAATATCGGAATATCCTGCTCCGCGAGCGCCTCGACAATTTTCGCCATAATTCCGGGAACGCCATTCATGCCGCCGCCGATGACCGATACTTTCGCGCAGCCGCTAACCGCTTGCGGCTCAAAGCCAATGCCCCGCAGCACCTCCAACGCCTGCCGTGCATCGCTATCAAAGACGGTGTAGACGGCTCCGCCCAGATTGACATTGATAAAGTCTACACTAATATGATGGCTCGCCATCGCTTGAAACACTTGCAGTTGCACATCGCCCTGCTGATCCTGAGACTGAACAGAAATTTGCGTCACGCCCTCCACATGTGCGATACCGGTCACATGCCGATCTTTAACCGGAGAGGTGACGGACGGAGCCGCGGCATGTGTAACAAGCGTGCCCTCCCCGTCAGAAAAGGTCGAACGGACACGCAACGGCACACCCGCCTGCTGCGCGATCTCGACCGCCCGCGGGTGAATAACTTTGGCTCCCTGGCGTGCCATATTACAGATTTCGGCATAGCTGACGATAGCAAGCGGTTTCGCATTCTCGACAATTCGTGGATCTGCTGTAAGAATACCGTTGACATCGGTATAAATATCGACGCGTTCAGCTTGCAGGGAAGCTCCGAGCGCCGTTGCCGTCGTATCGCTGCCCCCTCTGCCAAGCGTCGTCAAATCCCCCTGTGAAGTGTGCCCTTGAAAGCCTGCCACGATAACGATATGGCCTTCTGCCAGTTGCTTCAGTACGCCTTGTGGCTTCAGCTCAATAATCTTCGCATTGCCGAACTTGCCGTCCGTCACAATGCCTGCCTGCCCGCCAGTCAGGACGGTGGCGCTCATCCCCCTGCTATGCAGCAGGCTGCACATACAGGCAGCGGAGATCAGCTCTCCGCAACACATCAGCAGATCCCGTTCTCTGGCCGGAAGCTGCTGCTCTGTCTCATTGCTAACGAGCGACAGCAACGTATCTGTTGCATAGGGCTCGCCGCGGCGTCCCATTGCCGACACGACGACCACTAATTGATAGCCCGCTTGCTGTTCTCTTGCAATATGGGCAACCACTCTCTCTCTGGCTTCGGCCGTTGATAGAGAGGTTCCCCCGAACTTTTGAACCAGAATCGCCATAATGCTGTTCCTCCATCGTGTAGAAGCAGCAGTCAATCACCTTGCGCGGACAGCAAGACAATGAACAGATATTCCCCGGCTCTGTATGCGCGAATGATAATTGGGATGGCTCCGACTGTCCACACACTCAAGGTGCGGACAAGGAAAGATACTGTGCAACGATGCGAACGAGAGCCGCGGCAGACTCAAGGCCTTTGCAGCCTATGTCAGGTTCCTTCCGCTTCCATCAGCTTGAACTTGCACTTGTCATCTAATAATTAAAACGTTCTATCAGCATCGGCTGAAGCTGCTTTCCCTCCAAAGCCGCTTCGGCGGCCTCAAAAATCAAATCCATGCGAGCGACCAACGAATTCGGCTTGCGAATCGGATCATCCTGCCCAAACGGCACAAAATAAATGTACTTGGCAGCGAGCAGCTTGGCAATATTGGCCGCATTCAACCCCAAACCGTCATTGGTCGAAACCGCAAGTACAACTGGGCGCTGATTGCGCATCTGCGACTTGGCAGCCATCAGCACAGGTCCATCTGTCAGCGCATTAGCCAGCTTGCTCGTCGTATTGCCTGTGCAAGGCGCAATAACCAGCACGTCGATCAGCTTTGCCGGGCCCAGTGGCTCCGCCTGTACAATGGTAGAGATCAGTTCATTACCTGTCAGATCCTTGAGCTGCTGTTGCCAGTCCGCTGACTTGCCGAATCTGGTATCCGTCGTCATGATTGTATGGGAAACAATCGGGATGACATTCGCTCCCGCATCAATAAATCGTTTGATTTGCGGCATAACCTCCGCAAAGGTGCAATGCGAGCCGGATAAAGCGTATCCGACAGTTTTGCCATGCCAGTTCATTGTCCATCCCCCCGTAATCGTGCGTCTTCCAGTATTAACCGACTGAGACAGTCCGCCAGAATGCGTCCCGCTGTCTTGGGAGCCACGATTCCCGGGAGTCCGGGTGCCAGCAACGCCTTGATTCCTCGCTTCTCTGCGAAGCGAAAATCTGTACCGCCCGGCTTGGATGCCAGGTCGATAATGACGGCGCGTGAAGGCATTTTCGCAATAACCTGCGCTGTGACTATCATAGTCGGAATTGTATTAAAAAGCAAGTCAATATTGCTCGCATGAAGCTGCAAATCCTTGATATAGAAAGGGTTCAGCCCCATCTCCACACAGCGGGCATAGTGCTCCTCTCGCCGGACGCCAACCTGTACATGAGCCCCCAGACCTTGCAATGTTCTGGCCATCGTAATCCCTGTCCGTCCGAATCCCAGCACGACCGATTGCGAGCCATGAATGGTCGTATCTGTATTTTGTATGGCCATCATTACAGCGCCCTCAGCCGTTGGGATCGAATTATAGATCGCTACATCATCCCGCTCCAGCAGCTCTACCAGCTCCAGACTGTGCTTGTCGCACAACTGCCGCAGATAGGTTTTGGCTATACCCGTGTATATTTTGCAATGCTTGGGAAGCCGGGACATATAGACATCCGTCAGCTTGAGCTCGCGGTCACTGAACACCGCCTGAATGACTCCCTGGTCATCCGTGCCGACCACAGGCAGAATCACTGCGTCTGCTTTTTCCAGCAGCTCCTCCCCCATCTCGGCATGAACTGCGCCTGCAAGCGGCGTATGCAGCCCGTCAAAGCCGATAAGAGAGATGCCTGCATCCAGCTCTGCCAGCTTGCGCACAATCTCTAGCGCTCTGGCATCGCCGCCGAGCATTACGATATGAATACCTGTAAGCATATCGTTTCACTCCTTTCTCGCGCACCCGGTATAGGGTATCTTATGCGCCAGCCCAAAGGAGGGTGAAAATGAAAAAAGACGGCGGCAGGAAATTTTACTCCTGCTTCACCGTCTTGTCACATCTAAGCTATACTCCGGTATGTCCAAAGCCGCCACTGCCGCGAACTGTATCGGACAGCTCCTCACATTCCTCCAGCTCTACCTGCGGCACAAGCTGGAACACCATCTGTGCGATCCGCTCGCCGCGATTAATCACGAATGGCTCCTGTCCGAGATTGACCAGCAGCACCTTCACCTCGCCGCGGTAATCGGCATCGATCGTGCCTGGTGAATTCAGGCAGGTGATGCCATGTTTGTATGCCAGTCCGCTGCGCGGTCTGATCTGAGCCTCCAGCTCCTTGGGCATCGCAAATGCGAAGCCTGTTGGAATAAGGCGCCGCTCGCCAGGAGCAAGCGTCACCGGCTCAGCTACTGCAGCCTGAAGATCAAAGCCGCTGGCCGCATCTGACATCTTGCGCGGCAGCTCGATCCCTTCGCTCCCTAGCAGCCGTTTAATTTGAACTGGAAACAAGGGTATCCCTCCTTAATTGCGACGCTGCCTCATCGCTTGCGCCTACCATCGCGACGGCAAACGGTACGGACAGCATTCGATTCATAATCTCGCGAATATCTTCGTCAGTCACCTGATCGATGCGCTCCAGCATCTGATCCAGTGTATAGTGCCTTCCCAGCATCAGCTCATTCTTGCCGTTGCGATTCATCCGGCTGCTCGTGCTCTCCAGGCTAAGGATCAGGCTCCCCTTGAGCTGTTCCTTGCCACGATGAAGTTCGGCTGCACTCAGCCCATTGCGGGAAAGCTCGCCCATCATCTCCACGGTCAAGTCCAGCACATCCTTCGTCTGCTTGGGTGCCGTCCCCGCATAGATGGTAAACAATCCCGTATCAGCATAAGAGGTATGATACGAATAGACCGAGTAGGCCAAACCGCGCTTCTCGCGGATTTCCTGGAACAGCCGTGAGCTCATACCGCCGCCAATCGCATTATTAAGTAGAATCATCGCATATAACTTCGGATCAGAGATGGAGCATCCCGGAAAGGAAATGCACAGATGATTCTGTTCTGTCTTCTTTTGGTGAAACAGATAGTCGCTCTGGAAGACTGGGATCGACGAAGCATCCGATGTACCTGCTTGATTGAAGCGGCCAAAGTAGCGCTCCAGCAGCTCAAGCACCGCCTGCTCCTCCACATTGCCAGCTACGCTGATGACCGTATTGTCAATGCGATAATTGGCAGCCATATACCCTCGCAAGTCGTCAGAGCTCATGCCTAGCAGCCGCTCCTCCAAGCCTAGTATCGAGTACGCAAGCGAGTGGACTCCGAACGCTGCGCGCGATGCTTCATCATGCACCTTGTCATCGGGCGTATCCTCATACATCGATATTTCCTCGAGAATGACATTTTTCTCTTTCTTCAATTCCTCTTCGTCAAATTGCGACTCGAAGAACATATCGGCCAGCGTCTCCACTGCCAGCGGCAGGTGCTGATCCAGCACCTTGGCAAAATAGCAGGTATATTCCTTGGAGGTAAAGGCGTTCACGTTGCCGCCGATACCATCAAACAGGTCAGCTATATCTTTGGCCGAGCGTTGGCTTGTTCCCTTGAACAGCATATGCTCTATAAAATGCGAAATCCCATTGTTATCCGTCGTTTCATTACGCGATCCCGTCTTTACCCATATGCCGAAGGAAACCGATCTGCAGGTCGGAATATTCTCCACCACGACACGCAGTCCATTGCTTAATGTATATTTCTTCACCGGATCCCTCCTCAAATCAATGATACCACTATAACAGAATTAAGACATCGGCTCAACCGGAGCTACTCTTTTTTCAGACAGCGTCTCGCTGACCGTCCCCAGTTCAAGACCTTTGGCGCGAATCTCTTGGATCATTCCAGCCAGGGCGCCACTGGAGGAAGCGGTAGGATGCATTAGAATAAGCGTTCCCGGCTCAACCCGCAATCTGACCTTTTGCACGAGACTGGACGACGACGGTTTTCTCCAATCAATCGTATCAAGTGTCCACAATACGGTACGCAGTCCCTGCTGCGCAGCGATCTCTACCGTCTGCTGGTTGAAATCTCCGGAAGGAGGCGCGAACCAACGATTTTCCACCTTCAGCTTCTCCTTAAGCAGCGCTTCGGTCTTGGAAATTTGCAACGCAGCTTCCTGCCGGCCAAGACGGCTCATATCGGGATGCGAGTAAGCATGATTGGATAGCTCATGCCCCTCCTTCTGAATGAGCTCTGCAAGCTCGCTGTTATTGTTCAGCCAGCTCCCATCAAGAAAGAATGTCGCTTTGACCTTATGCTCCCTCAATGTCTGAAGCA contains:
- a CDS encoding YlzJ-like family protein; its protein translation is MTLYTNMPPELVWAGFNEEQQSQPLIEIETAGIRMEIEPVGHGRGKIVRLLHAALDDYLRPELSPGQIINYANIYSPK
- a CDS encoding ribonuclease J; protein product: MSKKNNQDKLIIFALGGVGEIGKNMYVVQHGNDIVVVDAGLKFPEEDMLGIDIVIPDISYLTENRDKVRGILITHGHEDHIGGLPYVLKHLNVPVYGTKLTLGLIEGKLKEAGLLGETKRILIHADSEVQLGTIKASFFKTNHSIPDSVGVCLDTPEGRVVHTGDFKFDHTPVNNQYADLQRMAEIGQEGVLVLLSDSTNAERPGFTPSESMIGSNFEDIFRKAQQRVVVATFASNVHRIQQVINAAMATKRKIAVIGRSMVNVVNIASELGYLEIPEGMIIEPDEVNKMAADRVVVLSTGSQGEPMSALTRMARSTHRKVDILPGDTVIIAATPIPGNEKYVGRTVDELFRLGANVIYGPGSVSGVHVSGHGSQEELKLMLNLMKPKYFIPIHGEYRMLRHHALLGESVGVEKENIFLLDNGDTVEFQGGSARKGSKVPAGNVLIDGLGVGDVGNIVLRDRKLLSQDGILVVVVTLSKQDGTILSGPDIISRGFVYVRESEGLLEEANRIVTSTLHKLMNDKVNEWASLKTNVKDALGRFLYEQTRRRPMILPIIMEV
- a CDS encoding dipicolinate synthase subunit B, whose product is MNWHGKTVGYALSGSHCTFAEVMPQIKRFIDAGANVIPIVSHTIMTTDTRFGKSADWQQQLKDLTGNELISTIVQAEPLGPAKLIDVLVIAPCTGNTTSKLANALTDGPVLMAAKSQMRNQRPVVLAVSTNDGLGLNAANIAKLLAAKYIYFVPFGQDDPIRKPNSLVARMDLIFEAAEAALEGKQLQPMLIERFNY
- a CDS encoding ClpP family protease, with the protein product MSYKDELKLEEPQVQEDKKKSALVESIQQLGQMPQVAPESNIFCMTIIGQIEGHLVLPPQNKTTKYEHLIPQLVAAEQNAKIEGILIVLNTVGGDVEAGLAIAEMISSLSKPSVTLVLGGGHSIGVPIAVAGGKSFIAETATMTIHPIRLNGLVIGVPQTFEYLDKMQERVVRFVTTHSNVTEAKFKELMFKTGELARDIGTTVIGADAVRYGLIDEIGGIGDAIRELNLAIERRKSGIAGGTIQ
- the dut gene encoding dUTP diphosphatase, which translates into the protein MSDAASGFDLQAAVAEPVTLAPGERRLIPTGFAFAMPKELEAQIRPRSGLAYKHGITCLNSPGTIDADYRGEVKVLLVNLGQEPFVINRGERIAQMVFQLVPQVELEECEELSDTVRGSGGFGHTGV
- the dpsA gene encoding dipicolinate synthase subunit DpsA is translated as MLTGIHIVMLGGDARALEIVRKLAELDAGISLIGFDGLHTPLAGAVHAEMGEELLEKADAVILPVVGTDDQGVIQAVFSDRELKLTDVYMSRLPKHCKIYTGIAKTYLRQLCDKHSLELVELLERDDVAIYNSIPTAEGAVMMAIQNTDTTIHGSQSVVLGFGRTGITMARTLQGLGAHVQVGVRREEHYARCVEMGLNPFYIKDLQLHASNIDLLFNTIPTMIVTAQVIAKMPSRAVIIDLASKPGGTDFRFAEKRGIKALLAPGLPGIVAPKTAGRILADCLSRLILEDARLRGDGQ
- the dapG gene encoding aspartate kinase, producing the protein MAILVQKFGGTSLSTAEARERVVAHIAREQQAGYQLVVVVSAMGRRGEPYATDTLLSLVSNETEQQLPARERDLLMCCGELISAACMCSLLHSRGMSATVLTGGQAGIVTDGKFGNAKIIELKPQGVLKQLAEGHIVIVAGFQGHTSQGDLTTLGRGGSDTTATALGASLQAERVDIYTDVNGILTADPRIVENAKPLAIVSYAEICNMARQGAKVIHPRAVEIAQQAGVPLRVRSTFSDGEGTLVTHAAAPSVTSPVKDRHVTGIAHVEGVTQISVQSQDQQGDVQLQVFQAMASHHISVDFINVNLGGAVYTVFDSDARQALEVLRGIGFEPQAVSGCAKVSVIGGGMNGVPGIMAKIVEALAEQDIPILQSADSNSTIWVLVRQHDMVPALRALHAKFELHL
- the dapA gene encoding 4-hydroxy-tetrahydrodipicolinate synthase translates to MDFGRLVTAMVTPFDANGQIDWETTGQLIDYLIDEQKSDSIVLSGTTGESPTLSDEEKLELFRFGVQHAGGRCKIIAGTGSNNTAHSIHLTQAAQKTGVDAVLLVAPYYNRPNQEGLYQHFKAIAEAVDVPAILYNVPSRTGVSISPETTLRLAEVDNIIGTKDCTSLDEITQVINGAPEGFLVYSGDDSAALPVLAIGGYGIISVASHIVGKEMKQMVESFVGGDVKGAAKLHQRLHPIFKGLFHPAPNPVGVKYALEARGVPVGGVRLPLVWVTEEEGEAIKSLL
- a CDS encoding FtsK/SpoIIIE family DNA translocase — translated: MAKRKSKKKSMGTTLKYEVYGILIITLSVIALSGEATVGRALSKLFGLILGKFYFVLPLVGIYIGLAVMIKRAWPSGWSTRKTGMVLLVLALTLMSSISEIKLKLAGLPEGSNVSVLSVLGEGIRQELNVTGADPTPMIARAISGGYVGAVQLSLLNALFGLLIAQFILIVMFAISVMLITNKSYVELIRILVKRGSRLVKLLKQKWKSAQQARAKQQAQRERLRAKAAAKPAQVPVQQQASADDEDEDYEDYFEYMGTTEPEAKPPAEKKRINLFSWRKKNESGEQNDEGEDEKLSPLEQVEEWPPQQPAGQAETGSAATTWPPEPELPDEGQEHVVASWPESLIHPVEDILPAMPGEDSGSMEDLDEAAAGMDAEHSPGALVDEAVSGDQIDTTGGAAAQPTTQPRPYVLPSLKLLAKPKGGGLEGLSDANLRHVLTETLKSFNVDAKVLDVVRGPAVTRYEVQPGTGVKVSRIVGLTDDIALALAAKDIRMEAPIPGKSAIGIEVPNTEVSVVTMREVMETSAFQNAPSNLSIAFGRDISGQPIIGNLARMPHLLVAGATGSGKSVCINGIITSILYKAKPDEVKFLMIDPKMVELNVYNGIPHLLAPVVTDPRRASLALKKIVVEMEKRYELFSKSATRNIEGYNMLMKDNPAAVLPYIVVIVDELADLMMVAAGDVEDAITRLAQMARAAGIHLIIATQRPSVDVITGVIKANIPSRIAFGVSSQVDSRTILDMVGAEKLLGRGDMLFLPVGMSKPIRVQGAFLSDQEVEMVVNYVRDQAEAQYKEDLVPDIEEAAETVDNDLDELYEQAVQIVLEAKQASVSLLQRRMRVGYTRAARLVDQMEARNIVGPYEGSKPREVLTTWEQYQAGKISS